The sequence below is a genomic window from Flagellimonas marinaquae.
TTTGCTCCCAAGGAACTGCACGGAAAACCGAAAGAACGAACCAAATGGGCAGTTGAAACGGTTAAAAAAGCGGCAACAGCAAGCCGTAGGCTCGGACTTAACGTCCATGCCACTTTTTCGGGCTCATTGCTTTGGCATACCGCCCACCCGTGGCCACAGCGTCCTGCCGGATTGGTGGAAATGGGTTTTGAAGAGCTCGCCAATCGATGGAAGCCCATCCTCGATCATTTTGATGAAGAGGGCGTGGATGTCTGTTACGAGATTCATCCCGGAGAAGACCTTCACGATGGGGATACTTTTGAAAGATTTTTGGAAGCTACGGGAAACCATAAGCGCGTAAACATACTTTATGATCCAAGTCACTTTGTTTTGCAACAACTGGATTATATTGCGTATATCGATCATTATCATGAGTTCATCAAATCCTTTCACGTAAAGGATTCGGAATTTAACCCAACAGGTAAAAAGGGAGCATTTGGCGGTTTCAACGATTGGGGAGACAGAGCAGGGAGATACAGGTCCCTAGGGGATGGACAGATCGATTTTAAGACCATTTTCTCCAAACTTACCCAATATGGCTGCGATGTTTGGGCCGTTATGGAATGGGAATGCTGTATTAAAAGCCCGGAACAAGGAGCGCGCGAAGGCGCTAAATTTATTCAAGATCATATAATAGAGGCAACAACCAAAACCTTTGATGATTTTGCCGGAGCAGATGTGGATAAGGAAAAATTGAAAAAAATACTTGGACTATGAAAAGAGCTTTGATGTTGGCATTACTGGCCATTGGCGTTGCCTGTAAAGAAAACCCAAAGGAAAATAAGGAAGAAAAAGAAGAAGTGATCGAGATTGTGAAAGAAGCCGAAAATGAGTGGGTTACCCTATTCGACGGAAGTTCATTCGAAGGTTGGCATTACTATAATGGCGGACCAGTTACCGAGCCATGGAAATTGGAAGATGGGGCCATGGTGTTCTACCCACCGGAAAACAGGGAAGAAGGAGCGTCTTTTAATCTGGTTAGTGATGCTGAGTTTACGGATTTTATTTTAACTATGGAATGGAAAATTGCCGAAGGGGGAAATAGTGGGATTTTTTGGGGTGTTTCAGAAGATGAAAAATACGCCCAGCCCTATTTAACAGGACCAGAAATACAAGTGTTGGACAATGAAAGACATCCTGATGCCCAAAATGGGGAAAATCGTATGGCAGGAGCTTTGTACGATATGGTTTCGCCTACCCAGCATGTAACCAAGCCAGCCGGTGAATGGAATACGTTTGAATTAATGGTGAACCATAAGACCAATAAAGGACATGTAGTATTGAATGGAACAAAAATAGTGGAGTTTCCAGTGCATGGGCCGGATTGGGACAAAATGGTCGCATCCTCAAAATTTGCAGATTGGGAAGGTTTTGGCGCTTACAGGACTGGAAAAATCGGTTTACAAGATCATGGGGACAGGGTGTCCTATAAAAACATAAAGATCAAAGCATTATAATATGTATAAATTAAAAATTGTTCCATTGCTTTTGGCCATCTTGTTTAGTGGATGGACTTGGTCCCAGGACATAGAGCCAACCACTCCCGAGGAAACGGAGATATATGAACCAGTGCCGCCAAAGGTAATTCCGGGCAAAGCAGGAGCTCCTCCAAGTGATGCCATCGTACTTTTTGATGGGACATCTTTTAAAAATTGGATAAGTTCCAGGGATAGCACGGATGCCAAATGG
It includes:
- a CDS encoding sugar phosphate isomerase/epimerase family protein — its product is MKTIKGPAVFLAQFVDSQPPFNTLDGMCKWASDLGYKGIQIPTWESFLIDLDQAAESQDYCDELKGKINSYGLEITELSTHLQGQLVAVHPAYDIMFDNFAPKELHGKPKERTKWAVETVKKAATASRRLGLNVHATFSGSLLWHTAHPWPQRPAGLVEMGFEELANRWKPILDHFDEEGVDVCYEIHPGEDLHDGDTFERFLEATGNHKRVNILYDPSHFVLQQLDYIAYIDHYHEFIKSFHVKDSEFNPTGKKGAFGGFNDWGDRAGRYRSLGDGQIDFKTIFSKLTQYGCDVWAVMEWECCIKSPEQGAREGAKFIQDHIIEATTKTFDDFAGADVDKEKLKKILGL
- a CDS encoding 3-keto-disaccharide hydrolase, producing MKRALMLALLAIGVACKENPKENKEEKEEVIEIVKEAENEWVTLFDGSSFEGWHYYNGGPVTEPWKLEDGAMVFYPPENREEGASFNLVSDAEFTDFILTMEWKIAEGGNSGIFWGVSEDEKYAQPYLTGPEIQVLDNERHPDAQNGENRMAGALYDMVSPTQHVTKPAGEWNTFELMVNHKTNKGHVVLNGTKIVEFPVHGPDWDKMVASSKFADWEGFGAYRTGKIGLQDHGDRVSYKNIKIKAL